From Virgibacillus natechei, the proteins below share one genomic window:
- the gyrA gene encoding DNA gyrase subunit A has translation MAEEQRPNVQEINISKEMRTSFLDYSMSVIVARALPDARDGLKPVHRRILYAMNDLGMHSDKAHKKSARIVGEVIGKYHPHGDSAVYETMVRMAQDFSYRYMLVDGHGNFGSVDGDAAAAMRYTEARMSKISMELLRDITKDTVDYQDNYDGTEREPIVFPARFPNLLVNGTSGIAVGMATNIPPHHLGETIDAVLALSRDPDITIDELMEDYIHGPDFPTAGKILGKSGIRKAYETGKGSITIRAEANIEEEANGKETIIVTELPYQVNKARLIEKIAEHVREKRIEGISDLRDESDRTGMRIVMEIRRDANANVVLNNLYKHTALQTTFGVNTLALVDGQPKVLTLKQCLEHYLDHQIVIIKRRTAFELRKAEARAHILEGLRVALDHLDEVISLIRNSETADLAKNGLIERFELTEKQAQAILDMRLQRLTGLEREKIENEYSELMQLINELKAILADEEKVLEIIREELTEVKERFSDKRRTEIVVGGTDFFEDEDLIPEENIVITLTNQGYIKRLPASTYRRQNRGGRGIQGMGTNDNDFVEHLLSTSTHDTTLFFTNKGKVYRTKGYEVPEFNRTAKGIPIINLLQIEKDEWINAVISVNEFSEDNYLFFTTRHGITKRSSLAHFANIRKGGLIAVGLREEDELISVRLTDGTKHMMIGTKDGYLIRFPEEQIRSMGRTAAGVKGITLRGEDEVVSMEILQEGAKILHVTNKGYGKQTVESDYRVTKRGGKGIFTCKLTDKTGHVVAVKAVRGDEDLMLITIAGVLIRIPVDSISETGRNTMGVRLIRLQEEEEVATVTRIENEEEDEEEPIEEEHSDESIEEKENDETNEE, from the coding sequence ATGGCAGAGGAACAACGTCCAAACGTTCAAGAAATAAATATCAGTAAAGAAATGCGTACATCATTCCTTGATTATTCAATGAGTGTTATTGTGGCACGCGCATTACCTGATGCACGTGACGGGTTAAAACCAGTACACCGAAGAATTTTGTATGCGATGAATGATTTAGGGATGCATTCAGATAAGGCACATAAAAAATCAGCACGTATTGTTGGTGAAGTAATTGGTAAGTACCATCCACATGGTGACTCCGCCGTTTATGAAACGATGGTTCGGATGGCACAAGACTTTAGTTATCGATACATGTTGGTAGATGGTCATGGGAACTTTGGGTCTGTTGATGGGGATGCTGCAGCTGCCATGCGTTATACCGAGGCAAGAATGTCAAAGATTTCGATGGAATTATTACGTGATATTACGAAAGATACCGTCGATTATCAAGATAACTATGACGGAACAGAACGGGAACCTATTGTTTTCCCCGCCCGCTTTCCAAACTTACTGGTAAACGGTACTTCGGGGATCGCAGTAGGTATGGCAACAAATATTCCACCACATCATCTAGGCGAAACGATAGATGCTGTTTTAGCACTCAGTAGAGACCCTGATATAACGATTGATGAGCTAATGGAAGATTACATTCATGGACCAGATTTCCCTACAGCGGGGAAAATTCTGGGTAAGAGTGGTATTCGTAAAGCATATGAAACAGGTAAAGGTTCGATTACGATACGTGCTGAAGCAAATATCGAGGAAGAAGCCAACGGTAAGGAAACCATCATTGTTACAGAATTGCCATACCAAGTAAATAAGGCTCGTTTAATTGAAAAAATTGCTGAACATGTCCGCGAAAAACGTATTGAGGGAATCTCCGATTTACGTGATGAATCGGACCGTACTGGAATGCGTATTGTGATGGAAATCCGACGTGACGCAAATGCAAATGTGGTTTTGAATAATTTGTATAAACATACGGCATTACAAACGACATTCGGTGTTAATACACTTGCCCTCGTTGACGGTCAACCGAAAGTGCTAACCCTTAAACAATGTTTGGAGCATTATTTAGATCATCAAATAGTAATTATCAAGCGCCGTACGGCATTTGAATTGCGTAAAGCAGAAGCCCGTGCACATATTTTAGAAGGATTACGTGTTGCACTGGATCATTTGGATGAAGTTATTTCGCTTATTCGTAACTCAGAAACTGCTGATCTAGCCAAAAATGGTTTAATAGAACGTTTTGAGCTAACGGAGAAGCAGGCACAGGCTATTTTAGATATGCGTCTGCAACGCTTAACAGGTTTAGAACGTGAAAAAATAGAAAATGAATACAGTGAATTAATGCAGCTGATTAATGAATTAAAAGCTATTTTGGCAGATGAAGAAAAGGTACTCGAAATTATTCGTGAAGAGCTTACAGAAGTGAAAGAGCGCTTTAGTGATAAGCGACGTACCGAAATTGTAGTTGGTGGAACCGACTTTTTCGAGGACGAAGATTTAATTCCTGAAGAAAATATTGTCATTACACTTACAAATCAAGGGTATATCAAACGCCTACCTGCATCAACATACCGGAGGCAAAATCGTGGAGGCCGAGGAATACAAGGTATGGGGACGAATGATAATGATTTCGTTGAACATCTCTTATCCACTTCGACACATGATACGACACTTTTCTTTACCAATAAAGGGAAAGTTTATCGCACAAAAGGATATGAAGTTCCAGAATTTAACCGCACTGCGAAAGGAATTCCAATCATTAATCTATTACAAATAGAGAAGGATGAGTGGATTAATGCGGTCATTTCCGTGAATGAATTCAGTGAGGATAATTATTTATTCTTCACGACAAGACATGGTATTACAAAGCGTTCATCATTGGCTCACTTTGCGAATATCCGTAAAGGGGGATTAATTGCTGTTGGCTTGCGTGAAGAAGATGAACTTATCTCTGTTCGATTAACGGATGGTACCAAGCATATGATGATAGGTACGAAAGATGGCTACCTGATTCGTTTTCCAGAAGAACAAATAAGATCAATGGGACGTACAGCAGCAGGGGTTAAAGGTATTACCTTACGAGGTGAAGATGAGGTCGTATCGATGGAGATCTTACAAGAAGGGGCCAAAATCCTTCACGTTACAAATAAAGGGTATGGGAAACAAACAGTAGAATCCGATTACCGTGTGACAAAACGTGGTGGTAAAGGTATTTTCACTTGTAAGTTAACAGACAAAACGGGTCACGTGGTTGCAGTTAAAGCCGTTCGTGGTGATGAGGACTTAATGCTTATCACAATTGCTGGTGTCTTAATACGTATTCCTGTGGATAGTATTTCAGAAACGGGACGTAATACAATGGGGGTACGATTAATTCGTTTGCAGGAAGAAGAAGAAGTAGCAACCGTCACGAGAATTGAAAACGAAGAAGAAGACGAGGAAGAACCGATAGAAGAAGAGCATTCAGATGAATCGATTGAAGAAAAAGAGAATGATGAAACCAATGAAGAATAG
- the gyrB gene encoding DNA topoisomerase (ATP-hydrolyzing) subunit B: protein MSMEDNSMNEEAYGADQIQVLEGLEAVRKRPGMYIGTTSEKGLHHLVWEIVDNSIDEALAGYCDHIQVIIEKGNSITVKDNGRGIPVETQKKTGRPALEVIMTVLHAGGKFGGGGYKVSGGLHGVGASVVNALSRNLEVYVHRDEKIHYLGFKKGIPQGEIEEIGDTDRTGTTTHFNPDPEIFEEGTTFEFDTLTQRLRELAFLNRGLTITVEDKRTDEEPVSYYYEGGISSYVEYINQTKDVLHEPFYAEGEEQGISVEVSIQYNNGFSSNLYSFANNIHTYEGGTHEFGFRTGLTRVINDYARKNALFKENDPNLTGDDVREGMTTIVSIKHPNPQFEGQTKTKLGNSEVRTVTDSVFSETFSKFLFENPSVGKIIVEKGLMASRARMAAKKARELTRRKSALEISNLPGKLADCSSRDPAISELYIVEGDSAGGSAKTGRSRHFQAILPLRGKILNVEKARLDKILSNNEVRSMITALGTGIAEDFDITKARYHKVIIMTDADVDGAHIRTLLLTFFYRYMRPLIEYGYIYIAQPPLYKIQQGKAAHYAYNDADMEKILAELSKTPKPGLQRYKGLGEMDATQLWDTTMNPDTRTLLQVNLADAIEADQVFDMLMGDKVEPRRIFIEENAQYVKNLDV from the coding sequence TGGAACAACGAGTGAAAAAGGACTACATCACCTTGTGTGGGAAATAGTAGATAATAGTATCGACGAGGCTTTAGCAGGTTATTGTGATCATATTCAAGTAATTATTGAAAAAGGTAACAGTATAACGGTAAAAGACAATGGCCGTGGAATCCCTGTTGAAACACAGAAAAAAACCGGGCGCCCAGCTTTGGAAGTTATTATGACAGTTCTTCATGCCGGTGGTAAATTTGGTGGTGGTGGTTATAAGGTATCTGGTGGACTACACGGTGTTGGAGCATCTGTTGTTAACGCCTTGTCCAGAAATTTGGAGGTTTATGTACACCGTGACGAGAAGATACACTATTTAGGTTTTAAAAAAGGTATACCTCAGGGAGAAATTGAAGAAATTGGTGATACAGATCGCACAGGTACAACCACACATTTTAATCCGGATCCAGAAATCTTTGAAGAAGGTACAACTTTTGAATTTGACACCTTAACACAGCGTTTACGAGAATTAGCCTTTTTAAATAGAGGCCTAACCATAACCGTTGAGGATAAACGGACAGATGAGGAGCCGGTGAGTTACTATTATGAAGGTGGTATTAGCTCCTATGTAGAATATATAAATCAAACGAAAGATGTGTTACATGAGCCTTTTTACGCTGAAGGAGAAGAGCAAGGAATATCCGTTGAGGTTTCCATTCAATATAATAATGGATTCTCTAGCAATCTTTATTCCTTTGCTAATAATATTCATACGTACGAGGGTGGCACACATGAATTTGGTTTTAGAACCGGTTTAACAAGAGTTATCAATGATTATGCACGAAAGAATGCTTTATTTAAGGAAAATGATCCCAATCTCACAGGTGATGATGTGCGTGAGGGGATGACAACGATTGTCTCTATCAAACATCCTAATCCACAGTTTGAAGGCCAAACCAAAACAAAACTTGGTAACAGTGAGGTACGTACTGTTACAGATTCCGTATTCAGTGAGACGTTTTCTAAGTTTCTATTTGAAAACCCGTCCGTTGGAAAAATTATTGTAGAAAAAGGCCTTATGGCATCTCGCGCACGAATGGCAGCTAAAAAAGCACGTGAGTTGACACGAAGAAAAAGTGCACTAGAAATTTCCAATCTGCCGGGAAAACTAGCGGACTGTTCATCCAGAGACCCAGCTATAAGTGAATTGTATATTGTTGAGGGTGACTCTGCTGGTGGCTCTGCCAAGACAGGACGCAGCCGTCATTTTCAAGCGATACTCCCATTACGCGGTAAAATTTTAAACGTGGAAAAGGCACGTCTAGATAAAATTTTATCCAATAATGAAGTACGGTCCATGATAACGGCACTTGGAACAGGGATTGCTGAAGATTTTGATATTACGAAAGCACGTTATCATAAAGTGATTATCATGACAGATGCGGATGTTGATGGTGCGCACATTCGCACATTATTATTAACATTTTTTTATCGTTATATGCGTCCATTGATTGAATATGGATATATTTATATTGCGCAACCACCACTTTATAAAATTCAACAAGGTAAAGCAGCCCATTATGCTTATAATGATGCGGATATGGAAAAGATTTTGGCTGAACTTTCTAAGACACCAAAACCAGGCCTACAGCGTTACAAAGGACTTGGAGAGATGGATGCGACACAGTTGTGGGATACAACCATGAATCCAGATACCCGAACGCTGCTACAGGTGAATTTAGCTGATGCAATTGAAGCAGATCAAGTCTTTGATATGTTAATGGGTGATAAAGTAGAACCAAGAAGAATCTTTATTGAAGAGAATGCCCAATATGTTAAAAATCTGGATGTATGA